The following coding sequences lie in one Verrucomicrobiota bacterium genomic window:
- a CDS encoding TIM barrel protein — protein sequence MHPRRFHLSGRTLPTRLAEVSRAIPRMQALGTKFVRIMSYKVGDGDDQMEAERFHRMREITKRFLDAGLQPVHENCMNYGGTSWQHALKLLENVPGLKWVFDTANPVFNADRSKPAPQPKQDPWEFWTKVRDASVHIHIKDARWETSKNDADYKFSGEGDGAVWRILRDALSRGYDAGISIEPHMVAVFHDAHSHEQDEALRANYVEYGRRLEKLIAEVRGSIGKK from the coding sequence CTCTCGGGACGTACTCTTCCAACTCGGCTCGCCGAAGTGTCACGGGCGATTCCGCGAATGCAGGCGCTGGGCACCAAGTTCGTTCGAATCATGAGCTACAAGGTTGGGGATGGCGACGACCAGATGGAAGCCGAGCGGTTCCATCGGATGCGCGAGATCACCAAACGATTTCTCGACGCAGGATTGCAGCCAGTCCACGAAAACTGCATGAACTATGGCGGCACGAGCTGGCAACATGCACTGAAGCTGCTGGAGAATGTCCCTGGCTTGAAGTGGGTCTTCGATACCGCCAATCCAGTTTTCAACGCCGATCGGTCGAAACCCGCCCCTCAACCCAAACAGGATCCGTGGGAATTCTGGACCAAAGTTCGCGACGCAAGCGTCCACATCCACATCAAGGATGCCCGTTGGGAGACGTCGAAAAACGATGCCGACTACAAATTCTCGGGCGAGGGCGATGGCGCAGTCTGGCGGATACTAAGAGACGCCCTGTCGCGCGGCTACGATGCCGGAATCAGCATCGAGCCTCACATGGTGGCCGTTTTTCACGATGCCCATTCCCACGAGCAAGACGAAGCGCTTCGTGCCAACTACGTGGAATACGGACGCCGCCTTGAGAAGTTGATCGCAGAGGTCCGTGGCAGCATCGGTAAGAAATGA